Proteins encoded by one window of Elaeis guineensis isolate ETL-2024a chromosome 12, EG11, whole genome shotgun sequence:
- the LOC105054589 gene encoding protein REPRESSOR OF SILENCING 3 isoform X1, whose translation MEGVPDSQVTRVFIGGLSASVTSADIEKTFASLGRVNNVEFVRSIDRSFAFMEFEPNSDKALAKLFATYNGCTWKGGKLRLEKAKEHYLARLKREWAEDVNLATTVHLDMKKDAEHLKMSECLDQEKMQFRIFFPKLRKVKILPFKGTGKHKYSFQRTEVPPLPLHFCDCEEHYELSKTVGQDYLSSLNKAAYEKERSIMTSVMNKLFQKEETEISASGMIKLAENENTMDPSNNDIQVKETEEIQEADADNLVTNIGMGQSGDMLAQLRGRETLLVNQESRLAKLKPFKNKLMRNKAHSQKQQKTALSGASEVVLNQESGPMVAGKTAEDEFTSILPRNKIPEGHQELETVTEAPVLNSQMEVERSTVESTRSNSWIQKSSWKDLVGGLGNNSFSISNVLPGISSLETKLPNASGPDTITSAAKKRKVQTEVEGSKSLEVKRDIQQKQDVAPDLVELPRKGDRNKAVVEDGTGEPQENGQQQHKRTIPKVNIGEVCTFMRSAESEKQWTKAKSALSRYLKKKSNGNKDSKLLKRMSTHGK comes from the exons ATGGAGGGGGTGCCAGATTCACAGGTCACCAGGGTCTTCATTGGCGGTTTAAGTGCTAGCGTAACATCTGCTGACATCGAGAAGACATTTGCCTCACTTGGCAGAGTGAACAATGTGGAATTTGTCCGTAGTATTGACCGGAGCTTTGCCTTCATGGAATTTGAGCCCAACTCTGATAAAGCTCTGGCAAAGCTTTTTGCAACC TATAATGGATGTACTTGGAAAGGAGGGAAGCTTAGACTTGAAAAGGCTAAAGAGCATTACCTTGCTCGCTTGAAACGAGAGTGGGCAGAAGATGTAAACCTAGCAACAACAGTTCATCTTgatatgaagaaagatgcagaacACCTGAAAATGTCAGAATGTTTGGACCAGGAGAAGATGCAGTTTCgaattttctttccaaaattgAGAAAG GTGAAGATATTGCCATTTAAAGGAACAGGCAAACACAAGTACAGTTTCCAGCGCACTGAAGTTCCTCCTCTCCCACTTCATTTCTGTGACTGTGAGGAACATTACGAGTTGTCCAAAACAGTGGGCCAAGATTATCTTTCTTCTCTGAACAAAGCGGCATATGAGAAAGAGCGAAGTATTATGACTTCTGTGATGAATAAGCTTTTTCAAAAGGAAGAAACCGAGATATCTGCATCTGGAATGATCAAATTAGCTGAAAATGAAAACACTATGGACCCCTCTAATAATGACATTCAGGTGAAAGAAACAGAGGAAATTCAGGAGGCAGATGCAGACAATCTAGTGACCAACATTGGGATGGGGCAAAGCGGTGACATGCTAGCACAGTTAAGAGGAAGGGAAACACTGTTGGTAAACCAG GAATCGAGATTGGCCAAGCTCAaaccatttaaaaataaattaatgcgAAATAAGGCACATTCTCAGAAACAGCAGAAAACTGCATTATCTGGTGCTTCGGAAGTTGTGTTGAACCAAGAATCTGGTCCAATGGTGGCTGGCAAAACCGCTGAAGATGAATTCACTTCGATACTGCCTAGAAATAAAATCCCAGAGGGCCACCAAGAATTGGAGACTGTTACAGAAGCTCCGGTTCTCAACAGCCAAATGGAAGTGGAAAGAAGTACTGTTGAATCAACAAGAAGTAACTCGTGGATACAGAAATCCTCATGGAAAGATCTTGTTGGTGGGTTGGGCAACAACTCATTCAGCATATCAAATGTATTGCCAGGCATCAGTTCACTGGAAACAAAGCTGCCAAATGCTAGCGGCCCGGACACAATCACTTCTGCTGCAAAGAAGAGGAAGGTTCAGACTGAAGTAGAGGGTTCCAAGTCCTTGGAAGTTAAGCGAGACATCCAACAAAAGCAGGATGTTGCACCTGATCTTGTTGAGTTGCCAAGGAAGGGAGATCGGAACAAAGCAGTTGTGGAAGATGGAACTGGAGAACCTCAGGAAAATGGCCAACAGCAACACAAGAGGACTATTCCAAAAGTCAATATTGGTGAAGTTTGCACTTTCATGAGGAGTGCTGAGTCCGAGAAGCAGTGGACAAAGGCCAAATCCGCTCTGAGTAGGTACCTCAAGAAGAAAAGTAACGGGAACAAGGATTCTAAGCTGTTGAAACGCATGTCAACTCATGGGAAATGA
- the LOC105054589 gene encoding protein REPRESSOR OF SILENCING 3 isoform X2, which yields MEGVPDSQVTRVFIGGLSASVTSADIEKTFASLGRVNNVEFVRSIDRSFAFMEFEPNSDKALAKLFATVKILPFKGTGKHKYSFQRTEVPPLPLHFCDCEEHYELSKTVGQDYLSSLNKAAYEKERSIMTSVMNKLFQKEETEISASGMIKLAENENTMDPSNNDIQVKETEEIQEADADNLVTNIGMGQSGDMLAQLRGRETLLVNQESRLAKLKPFKNKLMRNKAHSQKQQKTALSGASEVVLNQESGPMVAGKTAEDEFTSILPRNKIPEGHQELETVTEAPVLNSQMEVERSTVESTRSNSWIQKSSWKDLVGGLGNNSFSISNVLPGISSLETKLPNASGPDTITSAAKKRKVQTEVEGSKSLEVKRDIQQKQDVAPDLVELPRKGDRNKAVVEDGTGEPQENGQQQHKRTIPKVNIGEVCTFMRSAESEKQWTKAKSALSRYLKKKSNGNKDSKLLKRMSTHGK from the exons ATGGAGGGGGTGCCAGATTCACAGGTCACCAGGGTCTTCATTGGCGGTTTAAGTGCTAGCGTAACATCTGCTGACATCGAGAAGACATTTGCCTCACTTGGCAGAGTGAACAATGTGGAATTTGTCCGTAGTATTGACCGGAGCTTTGCCTTCATGGAATTTGAGCCCAACTCTGATAAAGCTCTGGCAAAGCTTTTTGCAACC GTGAAGATATTGCCATTTAAAGGAACAGGCAAACACAAGTACAGTTTCCAGCGCACTGAAGTTCCTCCTCTCCCACTTCATTTCTGTGACTGTGAGGAACATTACGAGTTGTCCAAAACAGTGGGCCAAGATTATCTTTCTTCTCTGAACAAAGCGGCATATGAGAAAGAGCGAAGTATTATGACTTCTGTGATGAATAAGCTTTTTCAAAAGGAAGAAACCGAGATATCTGCATCTGGAATGATCAAATTAGCTGAAAATGAAAACACTATGGACCCCTCTAATAATGACATTCAGGTGAAAGAAACAGAGGAAATTCAGGAGGCAGATGCAGACAATCTAGTGACCAACATTGGGATGGGGCAAAGCGGTGACATGCTAGCACAGTTAAGAGGAAGGGAAACACTGTTGGTAAACCAG GAATCGAGATTGGCCAAGCTCAaaccatttaaaaataaattaatgcgAAATAAGGCACATTCTCAGAAACAGCAGAAAACTGCATTATCTGGTGCTTCGGAAGTTGTGTTGAACCAAGAATCTGGTCCAATGGTGGCTGGCAAAACCGCTGAAGATGAATTCACTTCGATACTGCCTAGAAATAAAATCCCAGAGGGCCACCAAGAATTGGAGACTGTTACAGAAGCTCCGGTTCTCAACAGCCAAATGGAAGTGGAAAGAAGTACTGTTGAATCAACAAGAAGTAACTCGTGGATACAGAAATCCTCATGGAAAGATCTTGTTGGTGGGTTGGGCAACAACTCATTCAGCATATCAAATGTATTGCCAGGCATCAGTTCACTGGAAACAAAGCTGCCAAATGCTAGCGGCCCGGACACAATCACTTCTGCTGCAAAGAAGAGGAAGGTTCAGACTGAAGTAGAGGGTTCCAAGTCCTTGGAAGTTAAGCGAGACATCCAACAAAAGCAGGATGTTGCACCTGATCTTGTTGAGTTGCCAAGGAAGGGAGATCGGAACAAAGCAGTTGTGGAAGATGGAACTGGAGAACCTCAGGAAAATGGCCAACAGCAACACAAGAGGACTATTCCAAAAGTCAATATTGGTGAAGTTTGCACTTTCATGAGGAGTGCTGAGTCCGAGAAGCAGTGGACAAAGGCCAAATCCGCTCTGAGTAGGTACCTCAAGAAGAAAAGTAACGGGAACAAGGATTCTAAGCTGTTGAAACGCATGTCAACTCATGGGAAATGA